The nucleotide window caccaccacctggcttggcacaaacctttaataaCACCACTTGgagcaagaggcaggcagatctcttgtgagtttgaggccagcctggtctacagagtgagttctcagttacacagtgaaaccctgtctcaaagaaaaaagaaccaccaacaacaaaatatcaaaaaagaaCAAGGTTGCTGTGAAACCTGGCTGCCGTTCCCTAGGGTTCTGCTGCAGAAAGTCCCCAAAGACCCTGACTGGGTAGCCAAAGCTCTTTCAGACTACACACTATCTCTCTACACACGAGCAACCCTAAGGAAGACACAGTACGGGGAAGAAGAGGGATCAGAGGTCatgaggagttgggggaggggtggggaggcaaGAGCTCAGCCTCACCCTACTGCACCTCACTCCTATCCCTACAGGATGCTGGCCCAGAGACAGCAACACTCCTTTGGTGTGCATGGGGTAGCGTGTGTGGGCACAGAAGCCCACCTCTCCCTTTGTTCTCTGGAGTTCTATCGTGCCAATGACACTAGCAGGTGCTCCGGGGGAAGCCCTGCAGTGGTGAGCTGTGTGCTGGGCCCTCTTTACGCCACCTCTACTGGTCAGAAGAAGCACCAACAGTTGAAGCCTCAGGGGGAGGTAAGACAATGCATGTTTTCATTCTGCactactggggattgaacccccaAATCAACCATTCAGCTACACCCCAGCCCAAGACAGTGAATGTGACCTTTTCCCACACAGTGTGGGAACTCCCTAGCCTGCCCTCTACTAAGCACAGCCCTGACCTTTGAAGACAGGGAACCTTCCAGTGGCTATGCCGCAGACCTAATGACACCCACTCTGTCATAAAAATCTCACTCAGCTCCCTGAGCTACATAGCCCTCCCCAAATTAATGTTTCTCTTCACCTCTTTgagcatgtctttttttttttttttttttttttttttttggtttttcaagacaaggtttctctgtgtagctttggaggctgtcctagatcttgctctgtggcCCAGTGGCCTCGAACttccagagatccgcctgcttctgcctccgagtgctgggattaaaggcgtgcgccaccagcaccaccacccggccatgtCTGTCTTTTACAGGTTCGTGTGCGTCTAAAGGGTGGTGCCCACCCTGGAGAGGGCCGAGTGGAAGTCCTGAAGGCTGGCACATGGGGAACAGTCTGTGACCGAAAGTGGGACCTGCAGGCAGCCAGCGTGGTGTGTCGAGAGCTGGGCTTTGGCACTGCTCGAGAGGCCCTGAGTGGTGCCCGGATGGGGCAGGGTGAGGGGAGAGGATGTTCACACTACTAGGGGTACAGTCCTTAGGAGGGTATGGAGTCCTCTGGGCAATGAAGTTCTAGTTTCAGCTCCTCAGCCTTGACTTCTGACTCTAGGCATGGGTGCCATCCACTTGAGTGAAGTTCGGTGCTCTGGCCAGGAACCCTCCCTCTGGAAGTGCCCCTCCAAGAACATCACAGCTGAGGACTGTTCCCATAGCCAGGATGCTGGCGTACGATGCAACCTCCCCTATACTGGAGTGGAGACTAAGGTCAGTCACACAGTCTACTTTGGGTCGTTCTTGTCCAGGCCTTGCCTCTAAAACATAGCCTGAATGCATCCAGCCCTTTATCCCAGGCCCAGACATCCCACAGCTCCCACATGACCCTGCCGTTTGCTAgccctctctttgtctctgctCCCAAAGCTTCCCCTGCACCCCTTCTACCCTGTACCTCTGCAGATCCGACTCAGTGGGGGCAGAAGCCGTTATGAGGGCCGAGTCGAGGTGCAAGTAGGGATGCCTGGGCATCTTCGTTGGGGCCTCATCTGTGGGGATGACTGGGGGACACTGGAGGCCATGGTGGCCTGTAGGCAACTTGGTCTGGGCTACGCCAACCACGGCCTGCAGGTAAGTGAGGAGAAAGGGAAACGGGATCTGTTGTCACCAAAGTCTGTGCTTTGGGCAAAGGACTGTGGAAACAAGTCCCTTGGCCCTGGAAACTGGAACCTATGGCCTCACCAAAACACCTACCTACATCCCCCAGGAGACCTGGTACTGGGACTCAGGGAATGTGACTGAGGTGGTGATGAGTGGAGTACGTTGCACAGGGTCTGAGCTGTCCTTGAACCAATGTGCCCatcacagcacccacatcaccTGCAAGAGGACAGGGACCCGCTTCACTGCAGGAGTCATCTGTTCTGAGAGTGAGTGACGGGTGGGTAGTGTGAGCTAGAGAAGCAAGGCTCTGGACCACCCCTCATTTGGAGGGAGACGTGCTGTGATCTGGAGGGGCACTCCTCGGCCATGAGAACGCTGTGTCCCATGGGGACCCTCAGCGGTAACCTCCATCCCTCTCTTTCCTCACGCAGCTGCTTCAGACCTCCTGCTGCACTCGGCACTGGTACAGGAGACTGCTTACATCGAGGACCGACCCCTGCACATGTTGTACTGTGCTGCCGAAGAGAACTGCCTGGCTAGCTCCGCCCGCTCAGCCAACTGGCCTTATGGCCATCGGCGTCTGCTCCGattctcttcccagatccacaaCCTAGGAAGAGCCGACTTCAGGCCCAAGGCTGGGCGCCATTCTTGGGTGTGGCATGAGTGTCATGGGTGAGAAGACAAAGGGCAAAGAGACGGGCAAGGCTACAGGGGTGTGACAAACCCGCTGGCATCTGGAAAGAATCACAAGTTCCCTTGTCCCACAGGCACTACCACAGTATGGACATCTTCACTCATTATGACATCCTGACCCCCAACGGCACCAAGGTGGCTGAGGGCCACAAAGCTAGTttctgtctagaagacactgaGTGTCAGGAGGGTGAGTTGAGGCCAGAGCGGACTTAAGCCCAAGCCTAGCCTTGCCCTTCACTGACATCCAACACTCCCTTCAGATGTCTCGAAGAGGTACGAGTGTGCCAACTTTGGAGAGCAGGGCATCACCGTGGGATGCTGGGATCTCTACAGACATGACATCGACTGCCAGTGGATCGACATCACAGATGTGAAACCAGGAAACTACATTCTCCAGGTGCCTGGCATCTGCCTGGGCTTTTGGATATCGCCGTTTGGGGTGGGTGATGCGGACACCTTTGGACTGTGGGGGTGCAGCTGGGTCATACCAGCGTTCTTCCTCCCCCACAGGTGGTTATCAACCCCAATTTTGAGGTAGCGGAGAGTGACTTCACCAACAATGCAATGAAGTGCAGCTGCAAGTATGACGGCCACCGCATCTGGGTACACAACTGCCACATTGGTAGGTGCCATCTGGGTACACAACTGCCACATTGGTAGGTGCCATCTGGGTACACAACTGCCACATTGGTAGGTGCCATCTGGGTACACAACTGCCACATTGGTAGGTGCCATCTGGGTACACAACTGCCACATTGGTAGGTGCCATCTGGGTACACAACTGCCACATTGGTAGGTGCCATCTGGGTACACAACTGCCACATTGGTAGGTGCCGGGAAGGGCCGGTGAGGGGAGGGGGAAAAGGCCTTCGTTGCCCAAGTGGCTTCTGCAGCTCCCCACCATGTGTCCCTGCCTCTGCACGGAGCCAGCCCCTCACAGTGCCCCTCTACTCTGCAGGTGATGCCTTCAGTGAGGAAGCCAACAGAAGGTTTGAGCGCTACCCTGGCCAGACCAGCAACCAGATTGTCTGAAATGCCACCACCCTTTCTGCAAACCACCACCGGCCCCTCAGTGGCAGGGGTCTGAGGCTGCCATTACCTCAGGAGCTTACCACAAGAACCCCTGATGCCAGCAGGCCCACCATACTCGTCCACCTGTGCACTATGGATGATGAACTGTTGAACAAAAGTTGGTGCCTCCCTTACTGGGTCAGCTCTCAGTACCTCCGGCCAGCCATGGAGAATCAGCCAACAGACCCATCAACGGACAGAACACACCACAAAGAACTGCCCCACACAGGATGGGGAGGTCAGCAAGGTCAGCTCCCACTGCTCTGCTAAGTTCTCCTAAGTACCGCTTTACCTCTGGCCTTTTGGTGGGGGAAAAGATCCAGCCCCCAGTTTTGACTGAAACATGTTGctagatataattttattttatataaaatgtgttCTTCAGAGCCCAGGATTGGTGCTGGTGGTTAGAGGAACCTGCCCTCTATAAGTCCATTGACTCCTCGACCAAGGTGCACTCAGAACCTAGGCGaggaaggcaagaaggaaatcagaataGGAGCTTCATACTCTTGCTAGTCCAGTCATTCTGTGACCTCAGGGGTCACATACAAGGTCAGTGTTTCTGATCCCCGCCGGATCCGCACTGCCAGCTGGGATTGGGTTCTAACAGCCTCGTAAACATCTTCAGCATTTTGTACCATTTTCTCCCCAATGGCCAAGATCACATCACCAGGCCGCAGACCAGCCCTGTGGAGGATGAACAGGGTGAGAAAGGATTCAtgcaccccactccaccccacctcacaGAGCAGGCTTCCCATTACCTGTGTGCAGGGGAGCCCAGGATAACTTTATGGATGAGGACACCGTGCTGAACATCAGGAAAGCTTGGTTCTCGGAGCTGTAGTTCAGCAAGGATGCTGAAAGGGTGCAGACCACCCTATTAGCTATACCCAGGCCCTCTCATCCTGGCAGTCCACTTTTTACCTTCTAGTGTTTAGGGAGAGGGATAGACACACGAAAGACAGCTAATTCCAAATGATACACAATGTTGAATCAACTGTACTTCTGTCGTTCTAGACTttacattgtttgtttgtttgtttttcaagacagactttgttgtctatgtaacagccctggctgtcctggagcttgcttcatagaccaggctggcctcgaactcacagagacccacctgcctctgcctcccgagtgctgggattaaaggtgtatcctaccatgcccagccctggAATTCCATTTTAAGGCAGGAGTAGAAGTAAGCTGAGCCTGAAAGGATGGATCCTATTAACCACATGGAATGAGAAGGTATTAAGACAGAagtgaagccgggcagtggtggcccacgccttgattcccagcactagggaggcagaggcaggtgggtctctgtgaattccaggccagcctggtctacagtgagttttaggacagctaaggctatacggagaaaccctgtcttgaaaaaccaaaaacaaaaaaagacatagaaatggaaaatcaaaGTAGTCCTGAAGAAGCAACAAGGCAGGGCCTACAAGTCTAGGAGGTGATTAGAGAACGGTGGAAATGGTCCTTTAATGCTAGAGCAGTGAAGTCTCTAAGTCACAGCAGTGACATGATGCAATCCATCTAGTGAAAAGGTGCAGGATGCAGCAGGATGGAAAAGTTGTGACAGCAGACAACAGCTCATCTTAGACAAGGacagacatgcaagcaaagcCCACAACAGAGCGCAGCTGTGAAGCACAGATACACTGTGTCCTCCATACCATGACCCTAACATACCTGGGAGTCAGAGTCAGCATCATCACTCCAATGTAGCGGCGCTGGGACCCACTGATTCCAAACCAGGAATCTGTAGAAAGAGGACAGAGGAGCCCACCTAGCCATGGCCTTCTCTCCCTTACCTCCTACCAGCAGAGCCCTCTCCAGCAAGTTACAATGAATGCCCTCCCCTGTGTCCCATCCTCCATGTTAAAGGACCCCCCTTCCCAGTAAGAAAGGCTCACTTTTCTTTTCCCCGCGATGCAGAAACTCCCTAAGGCGATCAGAAGGGATGGCAAAGGAGATTCCAGCTGTCACCTTCATGGTGTTCACTCCAATCACCTCCCCATCCTGCAGGGACACAGCCCTCTGTCCCCTAGCCCACACACATGGCACAGTAGCAAGGATTTGGGGGCAGGGGTCTGGATACCAGGAGATAAAGAAGTAACTACAGAAACGTAACTGAAAATCCTTGAATGAGAGAAAAACCCACCCTTCCCACACTGACATGGGGTATGGATTCTTAGAACGTGGGTGGCACTTACCAGGTTAACCAGGGGACCGCCAGAATTTCCAAACTATGGgagaagatgaaagaaaacatcaaagagGTCTAGAATTCTATGTCTCTCAGAATTCTATGACTGTGGGCATAACCAGGGTGTAAAGGAAATTTTCAGATTCTGTTCCCAGCTCATGAACGAGAGTAGCTGCATTTTGCAGCCCAACCACTACTATAGGCCCAGCTACCACATGTCACTTGGTGCCCACACCAGATAGCTGTCCTCCCCAACTCCAACCTAGCTCCAAATTTCTCTTATATCAGGACGCACATCAATAGCTGCATCGGTCTGAATGTATTCCACGTTGTTTTGAGGGAGTCCCAGGTCCCTGGCTGGACGCTGAGCAGAGCTGACAATGCCAGATGTGATCGTGTTCTGCAGTGCAAAGGGACTTCCCATGGCAACAACAAACTCCCCTTGCCGGACATCGGCAGAGCGGCCGAGGGGCAGTGTGGGAAGAGGCTCCTTAAAGGAAATGAGTACACCAAAACCGGTCATTTTAAGAAGGGAGCAAGAAAACAGCCGCCATCAGATCTGGC belongs to Onychomys torridus chromosome 3, mOncTor1.1, whole genome shotgun sequence and includes:
- the Loxl3 gene encoding lysyl oxidase homolog 3 isoform X5, translating into MGSSDNPTPNPAQREPSSPGAPGPAGAHPTRASPAMRPVSVWFPWRLLLLHLLCSSSVGSPSPSTDPEKKAAHVLCRELGFTEATAWTHSAKYGPGTGRIWLDNLSCSGTEGSVTECASRGWGNSDCTHDEDAGVICKDQRLPGFSDSNVIEVEHHLQVEEVRLRPAVDWGRRPLPVTEGLVEVRLPEGWSQVCDKGWSAHNSHVVCGMLGFPGEKRVNTAFYRKLRKRAAKASARRPKPLGRTTHKFKVKHKPRVGRGPSKRMLAQRQQHSFGVHGVACVGTEAHLSLCSLEFYRANDTSRCSGGSPAVVSCVLGPLYATSTGQKKHQQLKPQGEVRVRLKGGAHPGEGRVEVLKAGTWGTVCDRKWDLQAASVVCRELGFGTAREALSGARMGQGMGAIHLSEVRCSGQEPSLWKCPSKNITAEDCSHSQDAGVRCNLPYTGVETKIRLSGGRSRYEGRVEVQVGMPGHLRWGLICGDDWGTLEAMVACRQLGLGYANHGLQETWYWDSGNVTEVVMSGVRCTGSELSLNQCAHHSTHITCKRTGTRFTAGVICSETASDLLLHSALVQETAYIEDRPLHMLYCAAEENCLASSARSANWPYGHRRLLRFSSQIHNLGRADFRPKAGRHSWVWHECHGHYHSMDIFTHYDILTPNGTKVAEGHKASFCLEDTECQEDVSKRYECANFGEQGITVGCWDLYRHDIDCQWIDITDVKPGNYILQVVINPNFEVAESDFTNNAMKCSCKYDGHRIWVHNCHIGDAFSEEANRRFERYPGQTSNQIV
- the Loxl3 gene encoding lysyl oxidase homolog 3 isoform X3; translated protein: MRPVSVWFPWRLLLLHLLCSSSVGSPSPSTDPEKKVGSQGLRFRLAGFPRKPYEGRVEIQRAGEWGTICDDDFTLQAAHVLCRELGFTEATAWTHSAKYGPGTGRIWLDNLSCSGTEGSVTECASRGWGNSDCTHDEDAGVICKDQRLPGFSDSNVIEVEHHLQVEEVRLRPAVDWGRRPLPVTEGLVEVRLPEGWSQVCDKGWSAHNSHVVCGMLGFPGEKRVNTAFYRKLRKRAAKASARRPKPLGRTTHKFKVKHKPRVGRGPSKRMLAQRQQHSFGVHGVACVGTEAHLSLCSLEFYRANDTSRCSGGSPAVVSCVLGPLYATSTGQKKHQQLKPQGEVRVRLKGGAHPGEGRVEVLKAGTWGTVCDRKWDLQAASVVCRELGFGTAREALSGARMGQGMGAIHLSEVRCSGQEPSLWKCPSKNITAEDCSHSQDAGVRCNLPYTGVETKIRLSGGRSRYEGRVEVQVGMPGHLRWGLICGDDWGTLEAMVACRQLGLGYANHGLQETWYWDSGNVTEVVMSGVRCTGSELSLNQCAHHSTHITCKRTGTRFTAGVICSETASDLLLHSALVQETAYIEDRPLHMLYCAAEENCLASSARSANWPYGHRRLLRFSSQIHNLGRADFRPKAGRHSWVWHECHGHYHSMDIFTHYDILTPNGTKVAEGHKASFCLEDTECQEDVSKRYECANFGEQGITVGCWDLYRHDIDCQWIDITDVKPGNYILQVVINPNFEVAESDFTNNAMKCSCKYDGHRIWVHNCHIGDAFSEEANRRFERYPGQTSNQIV
- the Loxl3 gene encoding lysyl oxidase homolog 3 isoform X2 — encoded protein: MGSSDNPTPNPAQREPSSPGAPGPAGAHPTRASPAMRPVSVWFPWRLLLLHLLCSSSVGSPSPSTDPEKKVGSQGLRFRLAGFPRKPYEGRVEIQRAGEWGTICDDDFTLQAAHVLCRELGFTEATAWTHSAKYGPGTGRIWLDNLSCSGTEGSVTECASRGWGNSDCTHDEDAGVICKDQRLPGFSDSNVIEVEHHLQVEEVRLRPAVDWGRRPLPVTEGLVEVRLPEGWSQVCDKGWSAHNSHVVCGMLGFPGEKRVNTAFYRTTHKFKVKHKPRVGRGPSKRMLAQRQQHSFGVHGVACVGTEAHLSLCSLEFYRANDTSRCSGGSPAVVSCVLGPLYATSTGQKKHQQLKPQGEVRVRLKGGAHPGEGRVEVLKAGTWGTVCDRKWDLQAASVVCRELGFGTAREALSGARMGQGMGAIHLSEVRCSGQEPSLWKCPSKNITAEDCSHSQDAGVRCNLPYTGVETKIRLSGGRSRYEGRVEVQVGMPGHLRWGLICGDDWGTLEAMVACRQLGLGYANHGLQETWYWDSGNVTEVVMSGVRCTGSELSLNQCAHHSTHITCKRTGTRFTAGVICSETASDLLLHSALVQETAYIEDRPLHMLYCAAEENCLASSARSANWPYGHRRLLRFSSQIHNLGRADFRPKAGRHSWVWHECHGHYHSMDIFTHYDILTPNGTKVAEGHKASFCLEDTECQEDVSKRYECANFGEQGITVGCWDLYRHDIDCQWIDITDVKPGNYILQVVINPNFEVAESDFTNNAMKCSCKYDGHRIWVHNCHIGDAFSEEANRRFERYPGQTSNQIV
- the Loxl3 gene encoding lysyl oxidase homolog 3 isoform X4, which encodes MGSSDNPTPNPAQREPSSPGAPGPAGAHPTRASPAMRPVSVWFPWRLLLLHLLCSSSVGSPSPSTDPEKKVGSQGLRFRLAGFPRKPYEGRVEIQRAGEWGTICDDDFTLQAAHVLCRELGFTEATAWTHSAKYGPGTGRIWLDNLSCSGTEGSVTECASRGWGNSDCTHDEDAGVICKDQRLPGFSDSNVIEVEHHLQVEEVRLRPAVDWGRRPLPVTEGLVEVRLPEGWSQVCDKGWSAHNSHVVCGMLGFPGEKRVNTAFYRMLAQRQQHSFGVHGVACVGTEAHLSLCSLEFYRANDTSRCSGGSPAVVSCVLGPLYATSTGQKKHQQLKPQGEVRVRLKGGAHPGEGRVEVLKAGTWGTVCDRKWDLQAASVVCRELGFGTAREALSGARMGQGMGAIHLSEVRCSGQEPSLWKCPSKNITAEDCSHSQDAGVRCNLPYTGVETKIRLSGGRSRYEGRVEVQVGMPGHLRWGLICGDDWGTLEAMVACRQLGLGYANHGLQETWYWDSGNVTEVVMSGVRCTGSELSLNQCAHHSTHITCKRTGTRFTAGVICSETASDLLLHSALVQETAYIEDRPLHMLYCAAEENCLASSARSANWPYGHRRLLRFSSQIHNLGRADFRPKAGRHSWVWHECHGHYHSMDIFTHYDILTPNGTKVAEGHKASFCLEDTECQEDVSKRYECANFGEQGITVGCWDLYRHDIDCQWIDITDVKPGNYILQVVINPNFEVAESDFTNNAMKCSCKYDGHRIWVHNCHIGDAFSEEANRRFERYPGQTSNQIV
- the Loxl3 gene encoding lysyl oxidase homolog 3 isoform X1 gives rise to the protein MGSSDNPTPNPAQREPSSPGAPGPAGAHPTRASPAMRPVSVWFPWRLLLLHLLCSSSVGSPSPSTDPEKKVGSQGLRFRLAGFPRKPYEGRVEIQRAGEWGTICDDDFTLQAAHVLCRELGFTEATAWTHSAKYGPGTGRIWLDNLSCSGTEGSVTECASRGWGNSDCTHDEDAGVICKDQRLPGFSDSNVIEVEHHLQVEEVRLRPAVDWGRRPLPVTEGLVEVRLPEGWSQVCDKGWSAHNSHVVCGMLGFPGEKRVNTAFYRKLRKRAAKASARRPKPLGRTTHKFKVKHKPRVGRGPSKRMLAQRQQHSFGVHGVACVGTEAHLSLCSLEFYRANDTSRCSGGSPAVVSCVLGPLYATSTGQKKHQQLKPQGEVRVRLKGGAHPGEGRVEVLKAGTWGTVCDRKWDLQAASVVCRELGFGTAREALSGARMGQGMGAIHLSEVRCSGQEPSLWKCPSKNITAEDCSHSQDAGVRCNLPYTGVETKIRLSGGRSRYEGRVEVQVGMPGHLRWGLICGDDWGTLEAMVACRQLGLGYANHGLQETWYWDSGNVTEVVMSGVRCTGSELSLNQCAHHSTHITCKRTGTRFTAGVICSETASDLLLHSALVQETAYIEDRPLHMLYCAAEENCLASSARSANWPYGHRRLLRFSSQIHNLGRADFRPKAGRHSWVWHECHGHYHSMDIFTHYDILTPNGTKVAEGHKASFCLEDTECQEDVSKRYECANFGEQGITVGCWDLYRHDIDCQWIDITDVKPGNYILQVVINPNFEVAESDFTNNAMKCSCKYDGHRIWVHNCHIGDAFSEEANRRFERYPGQTSNQIV